The following DNA comes from Diceros bicornis minor isolate mBicDic1 chromosome 7, mDicBic1.mat.cur, whole genome shotgun sequence.
CGCTTTTCTACGGAGTATGTGagtctattttaaatattttaatgccgcaattttataagaaacttaaGTGGAAAACAGATGCACAGAAATTGAAAAGTAATTTATCAGTCAGATGAACCAAAGACAAAGTGTCCTAAGAGGAAGATGAGACAAGGAGCAACAGGAAAAAGCACTGCTCGACCAATTAGGAGCCCTGCATCTTTACCTTGGGATGCTTCGTTTGGGGATCCCTCCACCACCTTTACCGTCACTTGGGCATGAACTCACTAGGGTTCCTCTAACAAGGTGACACCCAGCGAGCGCCTCACTTCCTAAGCGCGACCTCCAGCCCCAACCGGCCCACCTGTCGGGTGCCCGGCCCGACAGCCAAGCCGGCGCGAAGACAGCGAGGACGGCCGCTGGGCCGGGCCCTGGGCGAGCCGGAAAACGACAGGAAAAGGCTGACCTCAGCCGCTTACCTGGTGGAAAAGCTCGAAAAGGAGCTCTTCTGTCACTTTAGTTTCAAGGTTGCCCACAAACAGAGTGCGATCCGCTTCCGCGGCCGCAGCCCCCATCTCAACGTCGCCCCCTCCCTAAAAAGGCCGACGAGTCGTCGCCGACGCACCCACTGCGCACTCTCGGAAACCCCACGTCCTCGCGCTCCCGGACGTCACTGACGTACACGTCAATCACGCTCGCTCTCGGCCGGCGTCGACGTGTGCTGGCGGACTGCGCATGCTCGTGAAGAGAACCCTTGTTAAAAGCGGCTTGTTGATCCGCCGCAGGTCCAGTTATGGCTTCCGGTGTAGGTAGTTTTCGTGTCCGAGGCGAGCGGGACTGATCTGTGGAGGCAAGAAGGGCCTGCCTTGGCCGAGGGCGGCGACACAGATACTGCGGGCAGTATTTGAAGATGGCCCTGAACTACGTGTCCCTGTCCGCCGGCGACCAAGCGAACAGCGTGGCCTACCGCTCCTCCCACGGCGACCTCAGCCCGTCGGCCTTGGCGTTGGCGATGATCTCTGGAGACAGCTTCCTCGTTGCCGGGCGGGAGGCGACTCCTCCGGGACCTGCTCCTCGGCAGGCGGGGCGGCCAAGCGTTCGTCTCGAGCGCAGTCGGGCGGCTGGTGGCGGTCGGAGCCCAACCCGCGTTATAAAGGGAAGGGAACCGGATGGGCGGAACCGAAGCCGCCAAGCCAGATTCTCACCTTACCCGACCCCCGGGGTTAAACTGGATCTCCTACGGAGTGTGCTGCAACAGCGTCTGATTGCATTCGGAGGTGTTTTCACAGCCCGTCTGTCGGCTTAAAGCCAGTACCTCCCTGTGCCCCCCAATTAGGTTGTGAACAAGGCCTCTCTCAAATGCTTTCTTGGTGCAACTgctgtcttatttttaaaagaatgtatttcattttaatataagaATACGTAGGAGTCCAGTTACGATCGCCCAGCACAAGGGAAATTTTTACTATTGCGTAATTCAGATGGTTTTAAGCGGCCGGAATGATTAGTTCAGGAAGCAGATAGAAGAGATTTTCTCTTAAGTAGTCACAAAGCTGAGCTAAGGGGACCACCCTTCCCAGAGGTCAGCGATCCTTTTATTCACCCTTTGTGCACTCCATTCCAACAGTGGATCGAAGTTTCTCTGCTTTCCACAAGTCTTCCCTCCCTGCCGGATTCTCCTACTTGAAGATTAGTATTTCAAGCTTCCTTAGCTGCCTACGTTTCTACTTCAGACGATTCCCTTTACCTTTACTTTTGTTGGTGAAAGGAAAGGCTTCTTTTTACTACCGTGGCTTGTCCTTGCATCTGTGGCCCAACACTTATCCTATCATCTTGTGCTCAACACTTACGCTCTTccgtcttccttctccctccttcacTTTTTATTCAGGAATATCTACAAACTTGAATCTCAACCGTACTAAAAACAGCAAAAGCAAAACCTAAACCTTTGTACTCTTTCAAATTATTAAACcagtttatatttctttctttgccaAAGGCTCCAAATGGATTTTTACACTTATATTTGTCGGTTTATTTGCATTAAATCCCAGCTTCCTTAGTCTGAATCTGTTGTcccaaaatacacaaaaattggAAACCTTAGTCTTACAGTCTCCTATCAGGAAGCTGTTTATCTGTTCACTTGAGCATCTTCCTTGAACTTTCTTGTTTGTCTTTACTCATTCAACAGTATTTGAAGATCTTCTCAGTGGTAAGCACTGTGGATGAACTTTACACCGTCCTGCCATCAAGGAGATCAAGAAGTGTATTCTAAATGGAGAGGCTAAGAAGTCGATAGGTAATCACCACACTGGACTGTTCGTTAGGAGCAGTCATAAGAATAAGTCCTGATTGCAATGGCTTTCCATGATACTTCACTATCCTGGTTCTTTTACCTGGCTGATCGcttcttatttgctaatatttttgttttcttaacgaTACATTCCCCAAGGTTTACAGAGTGGTTTTCGGAGAAAGTTAGTGGGTTTGGTAAATACCACCTCTTCATGTAAGCAAGTAAACTAGCTTTTTCCCAGTGAACTCTTGTCTGTAATTATGTTCAGATAAAGCAGAATTGCCACACACCACGCAGAATTGAATTGTTAAAACTACGTCTTAAGAAGAATGTTGGTAAACCAGAGAACTTCCATAAGACAGTGATTAATATAGTGAGAGGTCTGGAAACCAGGtcttaggaaaaatatttgaaagaataataatagctacctttTATTGAGTGCTATGTGCAAGGCAATGTGCTAGGGgcttttattcattgtttattcagatatttattgagaactgtAATCTGTGCCTGCTGCTACCTGTGTTCGGCACTTGGAATAAAGTGGCAAACAAAATGAATAAGTGTCTGCTTTACGGAGCTTTATatatgtcatttaattctcaaaagagCCCATAAGAGAGATTTTAtactttcattttattgctgagaAACAGGTACCAAGAGATGACGTAAACTGTCTCAAGTCGTACAGCTAGTAAATGATAGAGCCTTGGAGCTTTTCAACCCATGGTTTCTCATTTGAACCATGCAATACGAAAAATGATTTGAGTGACTGTTTTCTCGATTTTCCCAAGGATACTCTATAACTAATACTATTctagatatttaaaaagaagttaATTTGTAGTATATGATGATGCCTTAGGCTGGGCATTACAATAACCCGTGGTTGAGAAAGGAACTTGCTCGCAAGACAGTTGAGCCTCTAACCATCACAAGTTCAATTACTCTTCCCTCCTGTAggaccttcctccctccttcccttagaGTTTTAGACTGGGCAAGAGtctaaaaaaaattaaggctGAACATAAGAAGGATTTTCGTAAAACTTAGAGATGCCTGATAGTGGCAAATACCACCTCACAAGGTAATGAATTAACTGCACAAAGTTGAGACAGAAGCTAAATCCTGTCACGTGTGAAATAGGATTAGATGATGTCAGTTCCTTCCCATTTAACCTGTaattctgtaatttaaaaaataaacttggtTAAAATTGGAAATAGAGAATTgggagatgagaaaaatgaagtgTGATACATAGATGACCATATTTACTGTGCAAGCCAGGACTCTTGAGAGCAGAAGAGGGGCTATCAATTCTAAGGCATAAAGAGGGGCTGTCCCAGACACTATAACCCAGAGAGATGATAACAGCATTAAATTCGCCTTTGAAGCATATTCCTTAGCTTCAGGGAAAGGAGGCTGAGGTTTGTAAATGAAGGAACAAAAGTGTGGCATGAAAGGgtgtgagaggaagagaggaccCAGTAGGAGTGACTTCATTTCTGTTTGTTCTGGCATGGGGTCATCAGGAGTGGGGCTTTGATTGAATAATAGTGTATATgtgccagaaaaaaagaaaagggtgtgaaaaatgaaaattattgtgtttggttttgtttgaCAGGAGGAGAACCGTGTTCACATAAATGCTCCATCATTTTAAATCTGAGCCAATGGATGTCTAAATTCTCCTTGCTCTTAACATCTGCACTAGTGTCCAAGTTACAACGTTTTCCTAGAGTCACAAAAATTGTATTGTGGAAGCAGGAACCAACATAAACCTCTTTCAGTGAAATTACCCGAAGCGGGGACAACTAAGTTTTCCCGTGAGCAGTTCACATTATTAAAAATCTGTGTGTTAGTgtacaaaatgaatttttatttaatatcagTGCTTAAGTATAGGATATCATTCTAAAAATAGATGAATTTTCTAAGAGTAATACAAAAAATAGTCCAAAAAAATTAATACttgtgtaagtttttaaaaagccatccTAACTCcctatttgtttttattgcccCTTATTTATTATATCATACTAAATAACTGCGTAGCATGTGTTGAAGAGGAGTCCTATTAGAATATTTACTTCCTCTGCTCATCAGCACTAAAACTCTTTAAAAGAATGCCCATTTGGggtagagaaaaaaaaggagaccaACGAGACTGTTTCCCTCAGTAGCCAGATCTGGTGATCAGCTTAACTCGAAGCCGGGTAacttggaaggaagaaagggaaggagggaggaaggtccTATGGGAGGGAAGAGCACTTGTGATGGTTAGAGGCTCAACTGTCTTGAGAGCAAAATTAATTGTGTGTCTTTCATTCCTTCGGTGAATCTGTTCAGATCCCACTCAGGTGCCGCTTTTGTTTTCCCAGTTTCTATGGAAAGCACTCTCATTTTGCTAGCCAACCACATGCTTGTTTGAATACCTATGACTTTGTACCACTTATTTTCTGTCCTTATTGCTTATATCCATTCAATTGCAAAGTCCTGCCCATTTTATCTTCACAGTGTATTTATGTTTCTATAATCACTTTCATCACCTGGACTGATTTACCTGGACATTTAGCCTGTTTTGTTTGCCTCTTTTTCGTCCTAAAAGTACATAGCCTCCAGACTAATGAGCCTAAAGCATATCTCTGATCACATAGTTACTATTCCAGTGTTTCCCATAGTATATTCCAAGGAACCTCCACTAGAAATACAAGGTAACTCCtttgaaaaaaagacaagaggtcaataaatt
Coding sequences within:
- the C7H11orf71 gene encoding uncharacterized protein C11orf71 homolog, whose translation is MALNYVSLSAGDQANSVAYRSSHGDLSPSALALAMISGDSFLVAGREATPPGPAPRQAGRPSVRLERSRAAGGGRSPTRVIKGREPDGRNRSRQARFSPYPTPGVKLDLLRSVLQQRLIAFGGVFTARLSA